A region from the Salvia splendens isolate huo1 chromosome 15, SspV2, whole genome shotgun sequence genome encodes:
- the LOC121766932 gene encoding uncharacterized protein LOC121766932, whose protein sequence is MVKQKDTLDTTVDQKNLIAQFLLQCTIEGNLPFGSKKKAATTFGVSYMTVRRIWAAAMEQVAKGEPIQFKSNKKGKQHADLLLIDEAKFRSLSVLERTTIRKMASMLEVSKSLVGVWIKQGKLRPHTNAIKSQLSEANKIARMKWSLSQLRLDNNLDKMFYNSMQNVVHIDEKWFYMTKASDRYYLLPDEIEPYRSIQSKRFINKVMFMCAVSRPHFDSNGELLFDGKYGIFPFTTQVAAQRNSKNRVRGTLETKPINSVNKEIMKDCIINQIVPAIKAKWPASSCKDIIIQQDNAKPHIMPNDQEFKEAANTDGFNIKIVCQPPNSPDTNVNDLGFFRAIQSLQDDKSAKNVDDLLKNVVASFDELSPHTLDSVFLTLQSCLTEILRVKGGNNYKIPHMNKQRLRNLGLLPMFLEVDKDLIRDSLNYLLLPENDAGADIDLSFLNDYFQI, encoded by the exons ATGGTAAAACAGAAAGACACCCTTGATACCACCGTGGACCAAAAAAATTTAATCGCCCAGTTTCTTCTACAATGTACCATTGAGGGAAATCTTCCTTTTGGATCAAAGAAGAAGGCAGCAACAACATTTGGAGTCAGCTACATGACAGTTCGTCGCATTTGGGCAGCAGCAATGGAGCAGGTTGCAAAAGGAGAGCCAATACAATTCAAGTCAAATAAGAAAGGCAAACAACATGCAGATTTACTATTGATTGATGAAGCTAAATTCAGGTCTCTGTCAGTGTTAGAAAGAACAACCATAAGAAAGATGGCTTCAATGCTTGAGGTCAGTAAATCACTTGTAGGTGTATGGATTAAACAGGGAAAACTAAGGCCACACACAAATGCAATTAAATCTCAACTTTCAGAAGCAAATAAGATTGCTAGGATGAAATGGAGTTTGAGTCAGCTGAGGTTAGACAATAATTTGGATAAGATGTTTTACAACAGCATGCAAAACGTAGTTCATATTGACGAGAAGTGGTTTTACATGACCAAAGCATCAGATAGATACTACCTTCTCCCCGATGAAATTGAGCCCTATAGGTCCATCCAATCAAAAAGgttcatcaataaagttatgttcATGTGTGCCGTAAGCAGGCCACACTTTGATAGTAATGGTGAATTGCTATTTGATGGGAAGTATGGAATTTTTCCATTTACTACTCAAGTGGCAGCACAACGAAACTCCAAGAATAGAGTTAGGGGTACATTAGAGACTAAGCCAATCAATTCAGTGAACAAAGAAATCATGAAAGACTGCATCATTAATCAG ATTGTTCCAGCCATAAAAGCAAAATGGCCAGCTAGCTCATGCAAGGATATTATCATCCAACAAGATAATGCGAAACCACATATAATGCCAAATGATCAAGAATTCAAGGAAGCAGCAAATACGGATGGTTTCAATATTAAGATAGTTTGTCAGCCACCTAACTCTCCAGACACAAATGTTAATGACTTAGGTTTCTTTAGGGCCATCCAGTCATTACAAGATGACAAATCAGCCAAGAATGTGGATGACCTTTTGAAGAATGTGGTGGCTTCATTTGATGAACTGTCACCACACACTCTTGATAGTGTCTTCCTCACCTTACAAAGTTGCTTGACAGAGATATTGAGAGTAAAAGGTGGGAATAACTACAAGATTCCACATATGAACAAGCAACGGTTGAGAAATCTAGGGCTTCTACCAATGTTTCTTGAAGTGGACAAGGATTTGATTCGGGACAGCTTGAACTACCTACTGCTGCCTGAAAATGATGCTGGTGCCGATATTGATCTGTCATTTCTGAATGACTATTTCCAGATATAG
- the LOC121768346 gene encoding isopentenyl phosphate kinase isoform X1: MDRRSQSTTTNSAADAGSLHCIVKLGGSAITCKNELETINEGNLSIVSSQLKQGMISEPCHGMDWSRRPGSTDIQTVVDKFDDKLESQCKRLIVVHGAGSFGHFQASRSGVHKGGLNKPLVKAGFVATRISVTTLNLEIVRALAKEGIPSIGMSPFSCGWSTCERIIAMADTSTVVKALDAGFVPVLHGDAVLDTSLGCTILSGDVIISHLAEHLRPDYVVFLTDVSGVYDRPPTELGAVLLREIAVHEDGSWSVLQPNLQDEVEITVAAHDTTGGMFTKITEAAMIAKLGIDVYIVKAATEHSARALKGPLPGIQNKNKEFYTNKKWKLGLNTYVLPPYIIPLDQVTGR, from the exons ATGGATCGGCGCAGCCAATCCACCACCACTAACTCCGCCGCGGATGCTGGATCACTTCACTGCATAGTCAAGCTCG GGGGTTCTGCAATTACCTGTAAAAATGAGTTGGAGACAATCAATGAGGGTAATCTTAGCATAGTTTCATCACAACTGAAGCAAGGAATGATTTCGGAGCCATGTCACGGTATGGATTGGAGCAGGAGGCCTGGATCGACGGATATCCAAACTGTAGTTGATAAATTTGATGATAAACTAGAATCACAATGCAAACGACTTATAGTTGTCCATGGCGCAG GTTCTTTTGGCCACTTTCAAGCAAGCAGATCGGGAGTTCATAAGGGTGGACTAAACAAACCTCTTGTCAAGGCTGGTTTTGTTGCAACAAGGATATCA GTCACTACCCTTAATCTTGAAATTGTCAGAGCACTAGCAAAAG AAGGTATTCCTTCTATAGGAATGTCTCCATTTTCATGTGGCTGGTCAACTTGCGAAAGAATT ATTGCTATGGCAGATACCTCAACAGTGGTTAAAGCGTTAGACGCTGGATTTGTACCT GTTTTGCACGGCGATGCTGTTCTGGATACTTCACTG GGTTGCACTATATTAAGCGGAGACGTAATTATAAGTCATCTGGCAGAACACTTGAGACCTGACTACGTTGTGTTTCTT ACGGATGTTTCTGGGGTGTATGACCGCCCACCAACAGAACTGGGTGCAGTGCTTCTGAGGGAAATTG CTGTGCACGAAGATGGGAGCTGGTCGGTGCTGCAACCTAATCTGCAAGACGAAG TTGAAATAACAGTAGCAGCACATGATACAACTGGAGGCATGTTCACCAAAATAACAGAAGCTGCTATGATTGCCAAATTGGGGATCGATGTCTACATAGTGAAG GCAGCAACGGAGCACTCAGCAAGGGCTCTAAAAGGACCACTCCCAG gaattcaaaataaaaacaaagagtTTTATACCAACAAAAAGTGGAAATTGGGTCTAAACACCTATGTTCTGCCTCCGTACATCATTCCACTCGACCAAGTGACTGGTCGGTAA
- the LOC121768346 gene encoding isopentenyl phosphate kinase isoform X2, with the protein MDRRSQSTTTNSAADAGSLHCIVKLGGSAITCKNELETINEGNLSIVSSQLKQGMISEPCHGMDWSRRPGSTDIQTVVDKFDDKLESQCKRLIVVHGAGSFGHFQASRSGVHKGGLNKPLVKAGFVATRISVTTLNLEIVRALAKEGIPSIGMSPFSCGWSTCERIIAMADTSTVVKALDAGFVPVLHGDAVLDTSLGCTILSGDVIISHLAEHLRPDYVVFLTDVSGVYDRPPTELGAVLLREIAVHEDGSWSVLQPNLQDEVEITVAAHDTTGGMFTKITEAAMIAKLGIDVYIVKAATEHSARALKGPLPGNIPDDWLGTVIRLAH; encoded by the exons ATGGATCGGCGCAGCCAATCCACCACCACTAACTCCGCCGCGGATGCTGGATCACTTCACTGCATAGTCAAGCTCG GGGGTTCTGCAATTACCTGTAAAAATGAGTTGGAGACAATCAATGAGGGTAATCTTAGCATAGTTTCATCACAACTGAAGCAAGGAATGATTTCGGAGCCATGTCACGGTATGGATTGGAGCAGGAGGCCTGGATCGACGGATATCCAAACTGTAGTTGATAAATTTGATGATAAACTAGAATCACAATGCAAACGACTTATAGTTGTCCATGGCGCAG GTTCTTTTGGCCACTTTCAAGCAAGCAGATCGGGAGTTCATAAGGGTGGACTAAACAAACCTCTTGTCAAGGCTGGTTTTGTTGCAACAAGGATATCA GTCACTACCCTTAATCTTGAAATTGTCAGAGCACTAGCAAAAG AAGGTATTCCTTCTATAGGAATGTCTCCATTTTCATGTGGCTGGTCAACTTGCGAAAGAATT ATTGCTATGGCAGATACCTCAACAGTGGTTAAAGCGTTAGACGCTGGATTTGTACCT GTTTTGCACGGCGATGCTGTTCTGGATACTTCACTG GGTTGCACTATATTAAGCGGAGACGTAATTATAAGTCATCTGGCAGAACACTTGAGACCTGACTACGTTGTGTTTCTT ACGGATGTTTCTGGGGTGTATGACCGCCCACCAACAGAACTGGGTGCAGTGCTTCTGAGGGAAATTG CTGTGCACGAAGATGGGAGCTGGTCGGTGCTGCAACCTAATCTGCAAGACGAAG TTGAAATAACAGTAGCAGCACATGATACAACTGGAGGCATGTTCACCAAAATAACAGAAGCTGCTATGATTGCCAAATTGGGGATCGATGTCTACATAGTGAAG GCAGCAACGGAGCACTCAGCAAGGGCTCTAAAAGGACCACTCCCAGGTAATATACCCGATGACTGGCTTGGGACAGTCATCCGTCTCGCCCACTAG
- the LOC121768347 gene encoding eukaryotic translation initiation factor 5A-4 has protein sequence MSDEEHQFESKADAGASKTYPQQAGTIRKNGYIVIKGRPCKVVEVSTSKTGKHGHAKCHFVAIDIFTSKKLEDIVPSSHNCDVPHVNRTDYQLIDISEDGFVSLLTDSGNTKDDLRLPTDEALLAQIKDGFAEGKDLVVSVMSAMGEEQINALKDIGPK, from the exons ATGTCTGACGAGGAGCACCAGTTCGAGTCAAAGGCCGACGCCGGCGCCTCCAAGACTTACCCCCAGCAGGCCGGCACTATCCGTAAGAACGGTTACATTGTTATCAAAGGCCGCCCCTGCAAG GTTGTTGAGGTTTCAACTTCCAAAACTGGAAAGCACGGCCATGCCAAATGTCACTTTGTTGCAATTGACATCTTCACTTCGAAGAAGCTCGAGGATATCGTTCCTTCTTCCCACAACTGTGAT GTTCCACATGTTAACCGCACTGACTACCAGCTGATCGACATCTCTGAAGATGGATTT GTGAGCTTACTGACTGATAGTGGCAACACCAAAGATGATCTCAGGCTTCCAACTGACGAGGCTCTCCTTGCTCAG ATCAAGGATGGATTTGCTGAAGGGAAGGACCTTGTTGTGAGTGTTATGTCTGCCATGGGGGAGGAGCAGATTAATGCTCTCAAGGACATTGGTCCCAAGTAG